AGAGCGTTTTTCAGAAAATTCGGGATTTGCCGTATTTGTTTTAAGGAATTAGCCAGTAAAGGAGAACTTCCCGGAGTTAAGAAGAGTAGTTGGTAGTATCGAAATTAGAAATTATAAATTATGACAGATCCAATTTCAGATATGTTAACAAGAATAAGGAACGCGCAAGCCGTCTCTCACAAGACGGTCTCTATCCCGTTTTCAAAACTTAAATTTAGTCTTGCTCAAGTTTTCGAAAAGTCCGGGTTTGTCGGCGCGGTGTCTTCGCAAGGTAAAAAAATAAATAAAACAATTAAAATCGTATTGAAGTATGAAGAAAATCAATCAGTTATTAGAGAATTAAAAAGAATCAGCAAGCAAGGGCAAAGGATTTATATCAAGAAAGGCGATATTAAGCCAGTAAGACATGGCTATGGACTCGCTGTCATATCCACATCTAAAGGGTTAATGACTA
This genomic stretch from Patescibacteria group bacterium harbors:
- a CDS encoding type Z 30S ribosomal protein S14; protein product: MAKKSVIARANKKLKFSSRLVRRCFRCGRKRAFFRKFGICRICFKELASKGELPGVKKSSW
- the rpsH gene encoding 30S ribosomal protein S8, with translation MTDPISDMLTRIRNAQAVSHKTVSIPFSKLKFSLAQVFEKSGFVGAVSSQGKKINKTIKIVLKYEENQSVIRELKRISKQGQRIYIKKGDIKPVRHGYGLAVISTSKGLMTSAEARKKGFGGEVICEIW